One stretch of Lachnospiraceae bacterium oral taxon 096 DNA includes these proteins:
- a CDS encoding XdhC family protein, translating to MFDQLKVVATVISGENRGEKVFYGQEKILYQSPKSQLLVENIDKIKEITKTGLMKIGEQDVFCERVEKDKKMVVCGCGHVSMPVISMAKEIGFEVTAIDDRPFFAQNARERGADEVYCEDFLTALERISGDDATFFVIVTRGHRYDLECLEAIAKKPHAYIGMIGSKRRGKLVKQIAIENGAPKEVIEKMYTPIGLDIGGETPAEIAISILAQIIQVKSQMPQSGYTREIQKTLDGQREKMVMATIISRKGSAPRAIGTKMLIASDGKCVGTIGGGCAESEIIRKAQRMLQVDMAPCRFFVDMTGEDAEEEGMVCGGTIEVFLEKI from the coding sequence ATGTTTGATCAATTGAAAGTGGTAGCTACGGTGATATCAGGAGAAAATAGGGGAGAGAAAGTTTTTTATGGACAGGAAAAAATTCTCTATCAAAGTCCAAAAAGCCAGTTGCTTGTTGAAAACATAGATAAAATTAAGGAAATTACAAAGACAGGGCTGATGAAAATCGGAGAACAGGATGTCTTTTGTGAGCGAGTGGAAAAAGATAAGAAAATGGTTGTCTGTGGCTGTGGTCATGTTTCGATGCCTGTGATTTCCATGGCCAAGGAAATTGGCTTTGAGGTTACGGCCATAGATGATCGCCCTTTCTTTGCACAAAATGCAAGAGAGAGGGGGGCAGATGAGGTCTATTGTGAGGACTTTTTGACCGCGCTGGAAAGAATTTCTGGGGATGATGCTACCTTTTTTGTCATTGTCACAAGAGGACATCGCTATGACCTAGAATGTTTGGAGGCGATTGCCAAAAAGCCCCATGCCTATATTGGAATGATTGGTAGCAAGAGAAGGGGGAAATTAGTCAAGCAGATTGCGATAGAAAATGGAGCACCCAAAGAGGTGATTGAAAAAATGTATACGCCAATTGGACTTGACATTGGCGGTGAGACTCCCGCGGAGATTGCCATTTCTATTCTTGCACAGATTATTCAGGTAAAGAGCCAAATGCCACAGAGTGGATATACAAGAGAAATCCAGAAAACATTGGATGGGCAGAGAGAAAAGATGGTGATGGCCACCATTATCTCAAGAAAGGGTTCTGCACCAAGGGCAATCGGAACAAAGATGTTGATTGCTAGCGATGGAAAATGTGTTGGAACTATTGGTGGTGGTTGTGCAGAGTCTGAAATTATTCGAAAGGCACAAAGAATGTTGCAGGTGGATATGGCACCTTGCAGATTTTTTGTGGATATGACGGGTGAAGATGCTGAAGAAGAGGGAATGGTCTGCGGGGGAACCATTGAAGTTTTTCTTGAAAAAATTTAA
- a CDS encoding argininosuccinate synthase produces the protein MANEKVVLAYSGGLDTTAIIPWLKEHFNYDVICCCINCGQNEELDGLEERAKLSGASKLYIVDMVDEFSEEYIMPCVQAGAVYENKYLLGTSMARPGIAKHLVEIARKEGATAVCHGATGKGNDQIRFELGIKALAPDLKIIAPWRMTDIWTMQSRQDEIDYCKAHGIHLPFSADSSYSRDRNLWHISHEGLELEDPENAPNYDHLLVLGVTPQKAPDKETLVTMTFEKGVPTSINGEKMKVSDIIQTLNELGGKNGIGIVDIVENRVVGMKSRGVYETPGGTILMEAHAQLEELVLDRATMEMKKDIGNKFAQVVYEGKWFTPLREALQAFITSTQEYVTGEVKFKLYKGNIIKAGTTSPYSLYSESLASFTTGDLYDHHDAEGFITLFGLPLKVRAMKMAEAKKNK, from the coding sequence ATGGCAAACGAAAAAGTTGTTTTGGCTTATTCTGGCGGTCTGGATACGACAGCGATTATCCCTTGGTTGAAGGAGCACTTTAACTACGATGTCATCTGTTGCTGTATCAATTGCGGACAAAACGAGGAACTTGATGGACTTGAGGAACGCGCAAAGCTCTCTGGTGCAAGCAAATTATACATTGTCGATATGGTCGATGAATTCAGTGAAGAATATATTATGCCTTGTGTTCAGGCAGGAGCTGTATATGAGAACAAATATCTCCTTGGAACTTCCATGGCTCGTCCAGGTATTGCCAAACACTTAGTAGAAATCGCCCGCAAGGAAGGTGCAACAGCTGTTTGCCACGGTGCGACAGGAAAGGGCAATGACCAAATCCGTTTTGAGCTTGGCATTAAGGCTCTTGCTCCTGATTTAAAAATTATTGCTCCATGGCGTATGACAGATATCTGGACGATGCAATCTCGCCAAGATGAGATTGATTACTGTAAGGCTCACGGCATTCATCTTCCATTCTCTGCAGATTCTAGCTACAGCCGTGACAGAAATTTATGGCATATCAGCCACGAAGGTCTAGAACTTGAGGATCCAGAAAATGCACCAAATTATGACCACCTCTTGGTGCTTGGTGTAACTCCACAAAAGGCACCGGATAAGGAGACTCTTGTCACGATGACATTTGAAAAAGGAGTTCCAACCTCAATCAATGGAGAAAAGATGAAGGTTTCTGATATTATTCAGACTCTCAATGAACTTGGTGGAAAAAATGGCATCGGCATTGTCGACATCGTAGAAAACCGTGTCGTTGGTATGAAGTCCCGTGGAGTATACGAGACACCAGGTGGAACCATCCTGATGGAGGCTCATGCTCAGCTTGAGGAACTTGTTCTTGACCGAGCAACAATGGAAATGAAAAAAGATATCGGCAATAAGTTTGCACAGGTGGTCTATGAGGGCAAGTGGTTTACACCTCTTCGCGAGGCATTGCAGGCCTTTATCACCTCTACTCAAGAATATGTCACTGGTGAGGTTAAATTTAAGCTCTATAAAGGAAATATTATTAAAGCAGGCACAACTTCACCATACTCACTCTATTCTGAGTCTCTTGCCTCCTTCACAACCGGAGATCTCTATGATCATCACGATGCTGAAGGCTTTATCACTTTATTTGGTCTTCCACTTAAGGTACGTGCAATGAAGATGGCCGAGGCAAAAAAAAATAAATAA
- a CDS encoding ABC transporter ATP-binding protein: MENPVLELQNITKYFDDVEVLKGINLTVAAGEFVTLLGSSGCGKTTTLRIIAGLENADSGRVFLEGEDVTAVEANHRNVNTVFQSYALFPHMNVFDNIGYGLRIKKVDKKEIKERVQEMLRLVQLEGFELRMPAEMSGGQRQRVAIARALINRPKVLLLDEPLGALDLQLRRQMQLELKRLQKRLGITFIYITHDQEEAINMSDRIVVMRDGEFEQIGRPDEIYNRPRTSFVADFVGNANILHGKVKAVDKEKLTIAHESGEFVLLDAQKKWTVGEEITVAIRGENIKISSENQPNSLEGEVVEKSFAGGMLRIEVKLRDGSQVVISRQGIDIGYKIGEKVHLYWQEELAIAVDVEVRA; the protein is encoded by the coding sequence ATGGAAAATCCAGTTTTAGAATTACAGAATATAACAAAGTATTTTGATGATGTTGAGGTACTCAAGGGCATTAATTTGACCGTGGCTGCTGGGGAGTTTGTTACCTTATTGGGTTCTTCTGGTTGTGGAAAAACAACAACTTTGCGTATTATAGCAGGTTTAGAAAATGCTGACAGTGGAAGAGTATTTTTAGAAGGTGAGGATGTGACTGCAGTCGAGGCCAATCATCGAAATGTCAATACGGTGTTTCAAAGTTATGCACTCTTTCCACATATGAATGTTTTTGATAACATTGGATATGGTTTGCGTATCAAGAAGGTGGACAAAAAAGAGATCAAAGAGCGAGTGCAGGAGATGCTAAGACTGGTCCAGCTTGAGGGATTTGAGCTAAGAATGCCAGCAGAAATGAGTGGAGGGCAAAGGCAAAGGGTAGCGATTGCCAGAGCACTAATTAACCGCCCAAAGGTCTTGCTTTTAGATGAGCCATTGGGAGCACTTGATCTTCAATTGCGTCGACAGATGCAACTTGAGTTGAAGAGATTGCAAAAGAGGCTAGGAATTACCTTTATTTACATTACTCACGACCAGGAAGAAGCCATCAATATGTCTGATCGCATTGTCGTTATGCGAGATGGTGAGTTTGAGCAAATCGGTAGACCTGATGAAATTTACAATCGACCAAGAACCTCGTTTGTGGCTGATTTTGTTGGAAATGCAAATATTTTGCATGGCAAGGTAAAGGCTGTGGACAAAGAAAAACTGACTATTGCACATGAAAGTGGAGAATTTGTTTTACTTGATGCACAAAAAAAGTGGACGGTTGGGGAGGAAATCACGGTCGCCATTCGAGGTGAAAATATCAAAATTTCTTCAGAAAATCAGCCAAATTCTCTGGAGGGCGAGGTAGTTGAAAAAAGTTTTGCTGGGGGGATGCTTCGCATTGAAGTTAAATTAAGAGATGGGAGTCAGGTGGTCATTTCTCGCCAAGGTATTGATATTGGCTATAAAATTGGGGAGAAGGTGCATCTATATTGGCAGGAAGAGCTGGCAATTGCTGTAGATGTGGAGGTGAGAGCGTGA
- a CDS encoding DUF445 family protein produces MMTLQMLAGPIVGAVIGYFTNYIAVKMLFFPKKEIRLFGKRLPFTPGAIPKGKERLAGAIGNVVATKLVTKADILEILLGEELEDQIIHQLNLWLAKNIHTDLYAMTKSEDQIDQLREQLTQYITKEMMGAIDQLEIGEVIAKEAKEAIKEKARGKMFAMFISDSLIDSITEPIAQKAQNIVMEKGAAYIYPQVEKKIVEWENISILEALESAGIGKEKLEEVLRATYEKAVKAAMEKFGSKFDLRSIIEEKINAMDVNELESLVLTVMKKELDVIVNLGAVIGLVLGMINLLI; encoded by the coding sequence ATGATGACATTGCAAATGCTTGCAGGGCCAATTGTTGGTGCAGTAATTGGCTATTTTACAAATTATATTGCAGTAAAAATGCTGTTTTTTCCAAAGAAAGAGATTCGCCTATTTGGCAAGAGATTGCCATTTACTCCAGGAGCTATTCCTAAGGGAAAGGAAAGACTGGCAGGAGCTATTGGAAATGTTGTGGCAACAAAATTGGTGACAAAGGCAGATATTTTGGAGATATTGCTTGGAGAAGAGCTGGAAGACCAAATTATTCATCAGTTAAATCTATGGCTTGCAAAGAATATTCATACAGATCTTTATGCAATGACAAAAAGTGAAGACCAGATCGATCAGTTGCGAGAACAACTGACACAATATATCACAAAAGAAATGATGGGAGCCATTGATCAACTAGAGATTGGAGAGGTAATTGCCAAGGAGGCCAAAGAGGCTATTAAGGAAAAGGCAAGGGGAAAGATGTTCGCAATGTTTATTTCAGACAGCCTTATTGATTCCATTACAGAACCCATTGCACAAAAGGCACAAAATATTGTAATGGAAAAGGGAGCAGCTTATATTTATCCTCAGGTCGAAAAAAAGATAGTGGAATGGGAAAATATTAGCATTCTTGAGGCATTAGAAAGTGCAGGAATTGGAAAAGAAAAATTAGAAGAGGTGTTGAGAGCGACTTATGAGAAGGCTGTAAAGGCAGCCATGGAAAAATTTGGCAGTAAATTTGATTTAAGGTCAATTATTGAAGAAAAAATCAATGCGATGGATGTGAATGAACTTGAAAGCTTGGTTCTCACTGTGATGAAGAAGGAATTGGATGTCATTGTAAATTTAGGTGCAGTGATTGGGCTTGTTTTGGGTATGATAAATCTATTGATTTAG
- a CDS encoding MarR family transcriptional regulator has product MEEKNYDKLRLESQLCFPLYACSKEIVRRYKPFLDEVDLTYTQYITMMVLWFNKSVNVKELGKKLYLDSGTLTPVLKKLEVKGYITRERSKEDERTLIVKITKEGENLKEKAVEIPNKMRACLDVSQEEMAVMYKLLYKVLEHIEEENRNG; this is encoded by the coding sequence ATGGAAGAGAAGAATTACGATAAATTGAGATTGGAAAGTCAGCTTTGCTTCCCTCTCTATGCCTGCTCAAAGGAAATTGTAAGAAGATATAAGCCATTTTTGGATGAAGTTGATTTAACCTATACACAATATATTACAATGATGGTCTTGTGGTTTAATAAGTCTGTCAATGTAAAGGAGCTGGGAAAAAAGCTCTATCTTGATTCTGGAACCTTGACCCCTGTTTTAAAGAAGTTAGAGGTCAAAGGGTATATTACCAGAGAAAGATCAAAGGAAGACGAGAGAACTTTGATTGTAAAGATCACAAAAGAAGGTGAGAATTTAAAAGAAAAGGCTGTCGAGATTCCAAATAAAATGAGGGCTTGTCTGGATGTGTCTCAAGAAGAAATGGCTGTGATGTATAAGCTGTTGTATAAGGTACTTGAACATATTGAAGAGGAAAATAGGAATGGTTAA
- a CDS encoding spermidine/putrescine ABC transporter substrate-binding protein, whose amino-acid sequence MKKKILWKAVAAITAAVSLMGCTHKVTDNTKASSGESTAAATDTASKSTGKDLVIYTWENMFPQEVLDGFTKETGIKVVYSNFDSDETMLEKLSQAKGGTYDLVFADDYIIEQAVKAGLTQELDKNILTNLGNVNPLYQSQFYDPENKYTIPYGAGIPLIVYDPTAVSKEITGYADLWDPEFKDSVALVANYRVINGITLLTMGKSMNEKDPAVIAEAGKKLLTLAPNVRMIQDDNTQNALLNGEASVGFLYTSQVTQALASNPDLKVVYPKEGLGFGIIAGFIPSQAPNKDAANQFLNYILQPENAAKCTEYIGYYSTNKAADSLVSQKNPNLVVPDSVKKGEIIQNVSADADAAYNKNWTEFKAATGK is encoded by the coding sequence ATGAAAAAGAAAATATTATGGAAAGCTGTTGCTGCCATTACTGCGGCAGTGTCTTTGATGGGATGCACACACAAAGTTACAGATAATACAAAGGCATCAAGTGGTGAAAGCACTGCGGCAGCAACGGATACAGCAAGTAAGAGCACAGGAAAGGATTTAGTGATCTATACTTGGGAGAATATGTTCCCACAGGAAGTTTTAGATGGATTTACGAAGGAAACGGGAATTAAAGTTGTGTATTCTAATTTTGATTCTGATGAAACGATGTTAGAAAAACTTTCTCAGGCAAAGGGCGGAACCTATGACCTTGTCTTTGCGGATGACTATATTATTGAGCAGGCCGTAAAGGCAGGATTGACTCAGGAATTGGATAAAAATATCCTGACCAATTTGGGCAATGTCAATCCGCTCTATCAAAGTCAGTTCTATGATCCAGAAAATAAGTATACCATTCCCTATGGTGCGGGAATTCCTTTGATTGTCTATGATCCAACGGCAGTGAGCAAAGAGATCACAGGCTATGCAGACTTATGGGATCCAGAATTTAAAGATAGCGTAGCACTGGTGGCCAACTACAGAGTAATTAATGGAATTACCTTACTTACCATGGGAAAATCAATGAATGAAAAGGATCCTGCAGTCATTGCAGAAGCTGGAAAGAAGTTGTTGACTCTCGCTCCAAATGTGCGAATGATTCAAGATGACAATACACAGAATGCCCTGCTCAATGGCGAGGCAAGTGTTGGATTTTTGTATACTTCTCAGGTGACACAGGCGCTAGCTTCAAATCCAGACCTAAAGGTAGTTTATCCAAAGGAAGGACTTGGATTTGGAATTATTGCTGGATTTATTCCAAGTCAAGCACCAAATAAGGATGCTGCAAATCAATTTTTAAATTATATTTTGCAGCCAGAAAATGCAGCAAAGTGTACAGAGTATATTGGTTACTATTCAACCAACAAGGCAGCAGACAGCTTGGTTAGTCAAAAAAATCCAAATCTCGTTGTTCCAGACAGCGTGAAAAAGGGTGAGATTATCCAAAATGTCAGTGCAGATGCAGATGCCGCCTACAATAAGAATTGGACAGAGTTTAAGGCAGCGACAGGAAAATAA
- the trxA gene encoding thioredoxin → MAELTITLENFEQEVVKSEVPVLVDFWASWCGPCQMLLPVIDEIATEAEGFKVGKINVDEQPELASQFKVRTIPTLMVFKNGEVVNKSIGVIPKDEILKLVQG, encoded by the coding sequence ATGGCAGAATTAACAATTACATTAGAAAATTTTGAGCAGGAAGTTGTAAAGTCAGAGGTTCCTGTATTGGTTGATTTTTGGGCGTCATGGTGTGGTCCTTGTCAAATGCTTTTACCAGTGATTGATGAGATTGCGACTGAGGCAGAGGGATTTAAGGTTGGAAAAATCAATGTGGATGAACAACCAGAGTTAGCTAGTCAATTCAAGGTGAGAACCATTCCTACACTGATGGTATTTAAAAATGGTGAAGTAGTGAATAAGTCCATTGGTGTGATTCCAAAGGATGAGATTTTAAAGTTGGTTCAGGGTTAG
- a CDS encoding ABC transporter permease, with product MKKWKWSNLYLLIVLFVTYLPLVLVVLFSFNSSKLNVRFDGFSLKWYRELLRDRELVKALTNSLVLGVISVAVSAVIGTLGAIGMARAEFKTKGMLEYLTTVPIMVPEIILGMVFMVFFSLLHLPFGMLTLIIAHTSFCIPYIFMTVKARLVGMDKSLEEAALDLGASPARIFFDITLPLIMPAVVSGCVLSFAMSFDDVVISIFVNSPRTNTLPIKIYTQLKTGVTPKINALCTIILAIVTIVLLFSQWLSSKKEGGE from the coding sequence GTGAAGAAGTGGAAATGGTCGAATTTGTATTTGCTGATCGTTTTGTTTGTCACCTATTTGCCACTCGTTTTGGTGGTGCTATTTTCCTTTAATAGTTCAAAACTCAATGTTCGCTTTGATGGATTTTCGCTTAAGTGGTATCGGGAATTGTTAAGAGATCGTGAGTTAGTAAAGGCATTGACCAATTCTTTAGTTCTTGGTGTCATCAGTGTGGCAGTGTCGGCGGTGATTGGAACACTCGGGGCCATTGGGATGGCAAGGGCAGAATTTAAAACGAAGGGAATGCTTGAATATCTCACCACCGTGCCCATTATGGTGCCGGAGATTATTCTTGGAATGGTCTTTATGGTCTTCTTTTCTCTATTGCATCTGCCTTTTGGTATGTTGACCTTAATCATTGCCCACACAAGTTTTTGTATTCCCTATATTTTTATGACAGTAAAGGCAAGATTAGTGGGAATGGATAAATCATTGGAGGAGGCAGCACTGGATCTAGGGGCTTCACCAGCGAGAATCTTTTTTGATATCACCCTGCCATTGATTATGCCTGCAGTGGTGTCAGGTTGTGTATTGTCCTTTGCGATGTCTTTTGATGATGTGGTCATTAGCATTTTTGTCAACAGTCCAAGAACCAATACATTGCCTATTAAAATTTATACTCAATTAAAGACGGGAGTGACGCCAAAGATTAATGCTCTTTGCACGATTATTCTTGCCATTGTCACGATCGTATTATTGTTTAGTCAGTGGCTGAGTAGCAAAAAAGAAGGAGGAGAATAA
- the trxB gene encoding thioredoxin-disulfide reductase — protein sequence MAKKYDIVIVGAGTAGLSAAIYAVRAGKSVIVLEATTHGGQIVNTPEVENYPGIKKISGFEFANNLYEQAKSLGAEVVYEKVNSIEVNGEEKIVHTAKEDYQAKAVILATGAKNRPLGLEHEKEWIGAGISYCATCDGMFYRGKDVAVAGGGNTALEDAIFLTNYCRKVYLIHRRDAFRGEEKLLQTLKEKPNVEFVLNANITRLIGEDGVDGVEVEDKNTHEKRVLDVMGLFVAIGQMPENSEFINVVDLDKGGYIEAKEDCKTKTKGIFTAGDCRTKKVRQLATAASDGAIAALAACEYIG from the coding sequence ATGGCAAAAAAGTATGATATTGTCATTGTAGGTGCTGGAACAGCAGGGCTTTCCGCAGCAATCTACGCAGTGAGAGCAGGAAAAAGTGTCATTGTTTTGGAGGCAACCACACATGGTGGACAGATTGTCAATACACCAGAGGTTGAAAATTATCCAGGAATTAAGAAGATATCTGGATTTGAATTTGCAAATAATCTCTATGAACAGGCCAAGAGCCTTGGAGCAGAGGTTGTATACGAAAAAGTTAATAGCATTGAAGTGAATGGAGAGGAAAAAATCGTTCATACTGCAAAGGAAGATTATCAGGCAAAAGCAGTTATTTTAGCTACAGGAGCAAAGAATCGACCACTTGGGCTGGAGCATGAGAAGGAGTGGATTGGTGCTGGTATTTCCTATTGTGCAACCTGTGATGGAATGTTTTACAGGGGAAAAGATGTTGCTGTTGCCGGTGGCGGAAATACAGCATTGGAAGATGCTATCTTTTTGACAAATTATTGTAGAAAAGTCTATCTCATTCACAGAAGAGATGCCTTTAGGGGTGAGGAAAAGCTTCTACAGACATTAAAGGAAAAGCCAAATGTTGAGTTTGTGTTGAATGCTAATATTACAAGATTAATTGGCGAGGATGGTGTCGATGGCGTGGAAGTGGAGGACAAAAATACCCACGAAAAGCGAGTTCTTGATGTGATGGGCTTGTTTGTTGCCATTGGACAGATGCCAGAAAATAGTGAGTTTATTAATGTTGTGGATTTAGACAAGGGCGGATACATTGAAGCCAAGGAAGATTGTAAGACAAAGACAAAAGGAATTTTTACTGCTGGAGACTGTAGAACAAAGAAAGTAAGACAGCTTGCGACAGCAGCATCCGATGGAGCAATTGCAGCTCTTGCAGCTTGTGAGTATATTGGCTAG
- a CDS encoding NUDIX domain-containing protein — protein MVKLADKKERWDIYDKDKNRTGRTMERNVWTLKDDEYHLTVLGVVCRPDGKYLITKRVMSKAWAAGWWEVSGGAAMAGEDSLTAVKREVFEETGLDVTNAKGGYVFTYRRENPGKGDNYFVDVYRFEMDFAEEDLKLQKEETDGYRLATAQEIEKLGQEGIFLHYDSIQRVFFTP, from the coding sequence ATGGTTAAATTGGCAGACAAAAAAGAGCGATGGGATATCTATGACAAGGATAAAAATCGCACAGGCAGAACGATGGAACGGAATGTATGGACATTGAAGGACGATGAGTATCACCTCACCGTCCTTGGTGTTGTTTGCAGACCGGATGGAAAATATCTGATCACAAAGAGGGTGATGAGCAAGGCGTGGGCAGCAGGTTGGTGGGAAGTTTCTGGTGGAGCAGCCATGGCTGGAGAGGACTCGTTGACCGCAGTCAAAAGAGAGGTATTTGAAGAGACAGGACTTGATGTGACAAACGCAAAGGGTGGATATGTATTTACATATCGCAGAGAAAATCCTGGGAAGGGAGATAATTATTTTGTCGATGTCTATCGCTTTGAGATGGACTTTGCAGAAGAGGATCTTAAGCTTCAAAAGGAGGAAACCGATGGCTACCGCCTGGCCACGGCACAAGAAATTGAAAAGCTCGGTCAGGAAGGGATTTTTCTTCACTATGACAGCATTCAAAGAGTATTTTTTACTCCCTAG
- a CDS encoding ABC transporter permease, whose amino-acid sequence MIALSFATNHEGLGVTFRFTLENFRKMADPVYVGTFVQSFQVAIMTTILVVVIGYPFGYFMAKQSKRGKRLLMFLIMVPFWTSSLLRMYGWIIVLQAKGIVNTVLIRFGLIRVPIKILYSYPAVLIGMVYALLPFMILSVYSSVEKMDWTFVEAAKDLGASNWKAFSTVTLKLTLPGLLSGVILTFIPSMGLFFIADILGGNKIVLVGSLIQDQLGRGGNWPFAAALSVILMILTSLMIYLYRRITHIKDLEGVI is encoded by the coding sequence ATGATTGCTCTTAGCTTTGCCACAAATCATGAGGGGCTTGGTGTCACCTTTCGCTTTACATTAGAAAATTTTAGGAAGATGGCCGACCCTGTGTATGTGGGGACATTTGTGCAATCTTTTCAGGTAGCCATTATGACAACCATTCTAGTTGTGGTCATTGGCTATCCCTTTGGCTACTTTATGGCGAAGCAGTCAAAGCGAGGAAAACGATTATTGATGTTTTTGATTATGGTGCCCTTTTGGACAAGTTCACTTTTGCGAATGTATGGATGGATTATTGTCCTTCAGGCCAAGGGAATTGTCAACACGGTATTGATTCGATTTGGCTTAATTCGAGTGCCAATAAAGATTCTTTATTCCTATCCAGCAGTACTGATTGGTATGGTCTATGCTCTCTTGCCATTTATGATTTTATCGGTCTATTCAAGTGTGGAAAAGATGGATTGGACCTTTGTAGAAGCAGCCAAGGACTTGGGGGCTTCCAATTGGAAGGCCTTTTCTACAGTGACTCTAAAGCTTACTTTGCCAGGACTTTTGTCGGGGGTGATTTTGACCTTTATTCCTTCGATGGGACTTTTCTTTATTGCAGACATTTTGGGCGGAAATAAAATTGTTTTGGTGGGAAGTTTAATTCAAGACCAACTTGGACGAGGGGGAAATTGGCCATTTGCTGCAGCACTTTCGGTAATTTTGATGATATTGACAAGTTTGATGATTTATCTCTACCGGAGGATTACGCATATTAAGGATTTGGAAGGGGTGATCTAG
- a CDS encoding helix-hairpin-helix domain-containing protein, producing the protein MKKRIVGIVCLALLFVGCHHFDGEKIEYESTTGVQQEVQVESSQPTSPVETTKELIYVYICGAVQKSDVYALEPGARIKDAVESAGGFSPEAAKEKVNLAKLLEDGQQIYIPKVGENEQSPEQTTAQKVEASDGGKVNINTATKEELMQLKGIGQKKAEDILNYRGANGEFQKIEDIQKVPGLKKGAFEKIKDQITVS; encoded by the coding sequence ATGAAAAAAAGGATAGTAGGGATCGTTTGTTTGGCTCTTTTGTTTGTAGGCTGTCATCATTTTGATGGCGAAAAGATTGAGTATGAGAGTACGACAGGTGTGCAACAAGAGGTTCAGGTGGAAAGTTCTCAACCGACGAGCCCTGTGGAGACAACAAAAGAATTGATTTATGTCTATATTTGTGGAGCTGTGCAAAAAAGTGATGTCTATGCACTTGAGCCGGGAGCTAGAATTAAAGATGCGGTGGAGAGTGCGGGAGGATTTTCGCCAGAAGCAGCCAAAGAAAAGGTCAACTTGGCTAAGCTTTTGGAGGATGGGCAACAGATCTATATTCCAAAAGTTGGAGAAAATGAGCAGTCCCCAGAACAGACAACGGCACAAAAAGTTGAGGCATCAGATGGTGGCAAGGTAAATATTAATACAGCAACAAAAGAAGAGCTTATGCAATTAAAGGGGATAGGTCAAAAAAAGGCCGAGGATATTTTAAACTATAGGGGTGCGAACGGAGAATTTCAAAAGATTGAGGATATTCAAAAGGTACCTGGATTAAAGAAGGGAGCTTTTGAAAAGATAAAAGATCAAATTACGGTATCGTAA
- a CDS encoding glutathione peroxidase, translating to MNIFDITVKDAKGNDVSLNQYKGKTLLIVNTATECGFTPQYALLQEMYEKLKDKGLEILDFPCDQFGHQAPGTNEEIAKFCSSRFGVTFPQFAKIDVNGENETELFKTLKAAKGFGGFDKNHQLTEILEKMLSEADPDYAKKSDIKWNFTKFLVNKSGDVVARFEPTHDMADVEKQIEAIL from the coding sequence ATGAATATTTTTGATATTACAGTAAAGGACGCAAAGGGAAATGATGTGTCATTAAATCAATATAAGGGAAAGACACTCTTAATTGTAAATACAGCAACAGAATGTGGATTTACACCACAGTATGCACTTTTGCAGGAGATGTACGAGAAATTAAAGGACAAGGGATTAGAGATTTTAGATTTCCCATGTGACCAATTTGGTCATCAGGCACCAGGAACCAATGAGGAGATTGCAAAGTTTTGTAGTTCAAGATTTGGTGTTACCTTCCCACAATTTGCTAAAATTGATGTCAATGGAGAGAATGAGACAGAGCTCTTTAAGACATTAAAGGCTGCGAAGGGATTTGGAGGATTTGACAAGAATCATCAGCTCACTGAGATCTTGGAGAAGATGCTCTCTGAGGCTGACCCAGATTATGCAAAAAAGTCGGATATCAAGTGGAACTTCACAAAGTTTTTAGTAAATAAGAGTGGTGATGTGGTTGCTCGCTTTGAGCCAACACATGATATGGCTGATGTAGAAAAGCAAATTGAGGCTATTTTATAA